A region of the Rhizobium binae genome:
ACCGAGGTCGAGACGACGCCGGTCAATGGCCCGCAGGCGGTCGCCGACAGGCTGCCGGAAAATGAGCGGCAGGCGTTTATCGACGAGACCGAGCTTGCGATCGAAGCCTGCCGCCCCTTCGACCGCGAGTCTTTTCTCGAAGGCCATATGACGCCCGTCTTCTTCGGCTCGGCGCTGCGCAATTACGGTGTTCGCGATCTCATCAATGCACTCGGACAATTTGCGCCGCCGCCGCGTGACCAAGTGGCCGATACCAGGACGGTGCATGCGACCGACGACAAGATGACGGCCTTCGTCTTCAAGATTCAGGCCAACATGGATCCCAACCACCGCGACCGCATCGCTTTTGCCCGCATCTGCTCCGGCAAGCTCGAACGCGGCATGAAGGCGCGGCTCGCCCGTACCGGCAAGCAGCTCGGCCTGACGGCGCCGCAATTCTTCTTCGCCTCGCAGCGCCAGCTCGCCGACACCGCCTATGCCGGCGATGTCGTCGGCATCCCCAATCACGGGACGCTGCGCATCGGCGACACGCTGACCGAAGGCGAATCGCTGGTCTTCCAGGGCGTGCCGAACTTCTCGCCGGAGATCTTGCGCCGCGTGCGCCTGGAAGACGCGATGAAGGCGAAGAAGCTCAAGGAAGCCCTGCAGCAGATGGCCGAGGAAGGCGTCGTCCAGCTGTTCTCGCCGGAAGACGGCTCGCCGGCGATCGTCGGCGTCGTCGGCGCCCTCCAGCTCGACGTCCTGAAGGAGCGGCTGATGGCCGAATACGGCCTGCCGGTCTCCTTCGAAATGTCCCGCTTCTCCGTCTGCCGCTGGATCTCGGCCGATCAGCCGGCCGATCTGGAAAAGTTCCTCACCGTCAAACGCGGCGATATCGCCCGCGATCTCGACGGCGATCCCGTCTTCCTCGCCCAGGACGCCTTCTCATTGCGTTACGAGGCGGAGCGTTACCCGGCAATCAAGATGGTCGCCATCAAGGAATATCACGCCGCCAAGGCGGCGTGATTGGGGTTCTTGGAAGCGTGGGCGTTGCGGTAATTTTTCCCGCATCGCCCGGCGAAAGTTTTGTGTGATCGGCTCGGCCGGATAAGAAAGCACGGTTCGGGCACCGGTCCGGATCATCGTCTCGCTCGACATGCCGGGCAGGAGTTTGCCGCCTTCCAGCTTGGAAAGTTCGCTCTGGTCGATCAAAACGGTCGCGGCGAAACAAGGAGCGCAGCTGCGCTCCTCCACCATCATGTCGGCCGATACGATCTCCACGACGCCGTCGAGCAGCGGCAGGTTGTAGCGGGCAAAGGCCGGGAAACTGACGCGCGCCGGCTATCCGGGAGCGACATGCCCGCAGGCATTCCGTGTAGCGGAGGAACCATATCCTATCGGTAGCGCTCTGCCGGGACACTCAAGATCCCTCGGAGGATAACATAAAAATACTGGTCATCTCTGCCGTATCGGTGTTTCTATCACTTGGGGGAGTTGCGGTCGCGCAGACTGCGACGCTTGTCGTTCCTGGCGAGGTCAAAACCTATGTCATGAACCAGGAAACGCCATCCGTCACTGTCGGCCATACCGCGACAAGGGCTCCGGCAACCTTGCCAAGCGATCGGATCAACCATTCTTTTCTTGACCGCTCGTTGCAAGCATAGGAAGGGCGAAGCTTCGCTTCTATGCCAATCCACTATCCAATCGTTTGCATGAAGAGCCCCTTTACTCTCAAAAAGCGACGCCCGACATGGGTCGACAACGCTTCACCAGCGAAGTTCTGACTGAATACGGCAACATCGCTAAAACCTCTGTCCTTTCAGCAGGGATGAGGAAACCTAGCCTGATCGTGCCGACGGAAAGACGGACCTAAGTCGGACTGGCCGTCTCAGGACGGGCTGCGCATATACTGATTCAAATAACGTGAAGGTCCGCGGAGGGGTGTATCAGGAGGAGGATATGAAGTTCGGCGCCAACAATCATGAGGAGCGTTGCTCGGAAGGTCATCGCTCTGCCTCGATCATCGCAACGATCAAAGCAGCCCTTTCTGCCGATCCGGACATCGACAGCAGCGCCATCGAGATCAGGATGCTCGGCCCTGTCGTACTACTCGAAGGCTATATCACAAAAGCCGCAGACCGTGACAGAGTCATCTCGGTTGCCGCGCTGATCGTGGGCGGGGAGAACGTCCACGACCGGATGCTAAGCCGCTTCCCGACGCAGTAATGGACTGTACTTGCGGGCTAGGACTAAAGTCCGACAACGTCCACGGCACGAAGTCCCGGTGCCGGAACACTTGTTCCGGTTTCAGGTTTGACCCTCCAGCGGAATCAACCGCATCAAAGGAGGAAAACACATGGATATCAAAGCAGTAGGAATTGCCGCTAGTCTTCTATTGGCATCGACGTCTGCCTTCGCTCAGTCATCTACGGTGACTGGTGCTGCAGGTGGCGCTGCAGCGGGTGCAGTTGTCGGCGGCCCGGTGGGCGCGGCGGTTGGCGGCATTGTCGGCGGTGTTGCGGGCAGCGTCATCGATCCGCCGCCGCAGAAGGTCGTCACCTATGTTCAACAGGCTCCCGCCCCGACCAAGCGCGTCGTCGTGAAGGAAAAGGTCGTCGTCGGACAGCCTCTGCCGGAGACCGTCGTCGTGACGCCGGTTCCCGATGATCCGAAATATGCATACGCGATCGTCAACGATGAGCGTGTGATCGTCGAACCTTCCTCCCGGAAGGTGATCCAGGTCCTTCAGTGACCGAAGGGCAGCTCCCGCCGCCCCTTCCAAATAATCAGGGCATGCATGTGGCGCATTGGAATGCGGACTGCAGGGCGTGTTCGAACGTTGGAGAATGAATTATGAAAAGCAACCATTTTGCCATGCTCGTGGCAGCACTGTCACTCAGCGTATCGCCGCTGGCGACACTGCCGGCTGTAGCCCAGCAGGACACCAAGAGCGGCAATCAAGCCCAATCCGGTTCCCAGAGCACGGACTCCGGTTCGCAGGCGGGCTCCGGCAAGACCGGCACCGACTGCACCCCCGACGCTTCGGGAGCCTGCCCACAGGGCAAGGCTCAGTCATCGCAGCAGAAGTCCGGCAGTTCGGACACCCAGAAGAGCGCCGAGCAGCCTTCAACCGATAGCTCGACGAGCGGAACTGCCTCCGGCAAGGCTTCAACGGAAACTAAACCCGGATCGCAAGACGCCGGCGGTGGCACCACCACCGAACAGAAGCCCGCCGCCAAATCTGGCAGCACCGATACCAGCGGCGGGGCCACCTCAGGCGCAAAAAGCACCACCACGCAGGGCGGCGATGCGACGAAGCAGTCGACCGACCAGAATGCGACGACAAACAAGAGCTCGTCCGAAACCAACGTCAACATCTCGGTCGAACAGCAGACCGAAATTCGGTCGGTGGTGAAGGAGGTCCATGTAGCGCCGGTGAAGGAGGTTGACTTCACGGTCTCCCTCGGGGTGAAAATCCCGAAGAAGGTGCGGCTCGAACCACTGCCGCCGCGCATCGTGAAGATCGTTCCGCAGTATGAAGGCTATCGCTTCTTCATCCTTGCGGATGGCCGGATCGTTATCGTCGATCCGAATGCTTTGACGATCGTCTACATTATCGAGGCCTGACGCCCGGGTCTTGGCGGCGTTTGCCGATCGACATCTTGCCTCGCTCCATGTCGAGGCAGCCGGCCAACAAGCAAAATGCCCCGCAAATTGCGGGGCATTTTGCACTACCCGTGCCGCCGGCCGGAGGGACTCGACAACGTAGAATAGGATGACA
Encoded here:
- a CDS encoding peptide chain release factor 3, coding for MAESLAEAVSRRRTFAIIAHPDAGKTTLTEKLLLFGGAIQLAGEVKAKKDRMQTRSDWMKIERERGISVVTSVMTFEYNDNVFNILDTPGHEDFADDTYRTLTAVDAAVMVIDAAKGIEPRTLKLFEVCRMRDIPIITFINKMDRESRDPFEILDEVEEKLALDTAPITWPIGRSKTFCGSYHLANSTARGSDTEVETTPVNGPQAVADRLPENERQAFIDETELAIEACRPFDRESFLEGHMTPVFFGSALRNYGVRDLINALGQFAPPPRDQVADTRTVHATDDKMTAFVFKIQANMDPNHRDRIAFARICSGKLERGMKARLARTGKQLGLTAPQFFFASQRQLADTAYAGDVVGIPNHGTLRIGDTLTEGESLVFQGVPNFSPEILRRVRLEDAMKAKKLKEALQQMAEEGVVQLFSPEDGSPAIVGVVGALQLDVLKERLMAEYGLPVSFEMSRFSVCRWISADQPADLEKFLTVKRGDIARDLDGDPVFLAQDAFSLRYEAERYPAIKMVAIKEYHAAKAA
- a CDS encoding BON domain-containing protein, which produces MKFGANNHEERCSEGHRSASIIATIKAALSADPDIDSSAIEIRMLGPVVLLEGYITKAADRDRVISVAALIVGGENVHDRMLSRFPTQ
- a CDS encoding DUF1236 domain-containing protein; the protein is MDIKAVGIAASLLLASTSAFAQSSTVTGAAGGAAAGAVVGGPVGAAVGGIVGGVAGSVIDPPPQKVVTYVQQAPAPTKRVVVKEKVVVGQPLPETVVVTPVPDDPKYAYAIVNDERVIVEPSSRKVIQVLQ
- a CDS encoding DUF1236 domain-containing protein, giving the protein MKSNHFAMLVAALSLSVSPLATLPAVAQQDTKSGNQAQSGSQSTDSGSQAGSGKTGTDCTPDASGACPQGKAQSSQQKSGSSDTQKSAEQPSTDSSTSGTASGKASTETKPGSQDAGGGTTTEQKPAAKSGSTDTSGGATSGAKSTTTQGGDATKQSTDQNATTNKSSSETNVNISVEQQTEIRSVVKEVHVAPVKEVDFTVSLGVKIPKKVRLEPLPPRIVKIVPQYEGYRFFILADGRIVIVDPNALTIVYIIEA